A genomic segment from Malus domestica chromosome 05, GDT2T_hap1 encodes:
- the LOC103445235 gene encoding acetylserotonin O-methyltransferase-like: MDTQRETEDTKRELTSEEEEERAKVDMWKYVFGFVEIAVVKCAIELGIADAIEIHGSPMTLLELSSALSCDPSHLYRVMRVLVHLKIFKEKTTELGPKGYAQTPLSKRLLKSGENSMAALILLESSPVMLAPWHGLSARLRGNSNPSFEAVHGEDLWSFAAANPDHSKLINDAMACDARVAVPAVIESCLEVFKGLETIVDVGGGDGTTLRLLVETCPWIRGINFDRPHVVSVAHECDRIENVGGDFFYCVPKADAAIIMWVLHDWGDDDCIRILKKCREAIPNDKGKVIIIEAVIEEDGKEDNKLADVRLMLDMVMLAHTNTGKERTFKEWGYVLGEAGFSRYTITPIHAVQSVIQAFP, encoded by the exons ATGGACACGCAGAGAGAAACGGAAGATACAAAAAGAGAGTTAAcgtcggaagaagaagaagagcgtGCGAAAGTGGATATGTGGAAATATGTGTTCGGGTTTGTTGAAATCGCGGTGGTAAAATGTGCCATTGAACTCGGGATAGCCGATGCAATTGAAATCCATGGCAGCCCCATGACACTCTTAGAGCTCTCGTCTGCTCTAAGTTGTGATCCTTCTCACCTTTACCGCGTCATGAGGGTACTAGTCCACCTCAAAATATTCAAAGAAAAAACAACGGAATTAGGCCCCAAAGGTTATGCACAAACACCATTGTCCAAACGGCTATTAAAATCCGGAGAAAATAGCATGGCTGCGTTAATTTTGCTCGAGAGTAGCCCAGTAATGCTGGCACCGTGGCACGGCCTAAGTGCCCGACTTCGAGGAAATAGCAATCCGTCATTTGAGGCAGTGCATGGAGAAGATTTATGGAGCTTTGCTGCCGCCAATCCTGATCACAGCAAGCTCATCAATGATGCAATGGCTTGTGATGCAAGGGTGGCTGTGCCTGCAGTGATTGAAAGCTGTTTAGAAGTGTTCAAAGGGCTTGAGACAATAGTAGATGTGGGTGGTGGTGATGGGACTACGTTGCGCTTGTTGGTCGAGACTTGTCCGTGGATTCGAGGCATCAACTTTGATCGTCCTCATGTTGTGTCTGTTGCTCATGAGTGTGATCGGATTGAGAATGTCGGAGGTGACTTTTTTTATTGTGTTCCGAAGGCTGATGCTGCAATTATCATG TGGGTTCTTCACGATTGGGGAGACGACGACTGCATTCGTATCCTGAAGAAGTGCAGAGAAGCTATTCCGAACGATAAAGGGAAAGTTATAATCATAGAAGCTGTGATCGAAGAAGATGGAAAAGAAGACAACAAGCTAGCAGATGTGAGATTGATGCTAGACATGGTGATGCTGGCCCATACAAACACAGGCAAAGAG
- the LOC103445270 gene encoding D-aminoacyl-tRNA deacylase-like translates to MAFCSSLAFLLVRVFRLVGAVSISRDLYTLYPHRSTPSTLRRSSASSSSFPVIFLSKHTAVSNRPALTAHPIGIPHLSEGEAGPQGGKPGWAAPPSPSIGPWLRHLRKLAQAHNMVPEFEITLEGTHHGPVTNTPTMFVEIGSTDEYWKRQDAAQVIALLVWEGLGLGGGAAVGNWNGEKDKNKILLGLGGGHYAPRHMDIVLNGKGKLKERCYVAS, encoded by the exons atGGCCTTCTGCTCCTCCCTCGCCTTCCTCCTCGTCCGCGTCTTCCGCCTCGTCGGCGCCGTCTCCATCTCCCGTGACCTCTACACCCTCTACCCCCATCGTAGTACTCCGTCAACG CTCCGCCGCTCTTCCGCTTCGTCTTCTTCCTTCCCAGTGATATTCCTGAGCAAACACACCGCCGTCTCCAACCGGCCGGCACTGACGGCACACCCGATCGGAATCCCTCATCTGAGTGAAGGCGAGGCTGGGCCGCAAGGCGGGAAGCCGGGTTGGGCTGCGCCGCCGAGCCCCAGCATTGGACCCTGGCTCAGGCACCTGAGGAAGCTTGCCCAAGCCCACAACATGGTTCCTGAGTTCGAG ATTACATTGGAGGGTACGCATCATGGACCGGTAACGAATACGCCCACTATGTTCGTAGAGATTG GCAGTACAGATGAGTACTGGAAAAGGCAGGATGCAGCACAAGTTATTGCTCTA TTGGTTTGGGAAGGACTTGGGCTTGGAGGAGGAGCTGCTGTTGGAAACTGGAACGG GGAGAAGGATAAGAATAAAATTCTTCTTGGATTAGGTGGTGGACATTATGCTCCTCGGCATATGGATATAGTCCT AAATGGCAAGGGAAAGCTCAAAGAAAGGTGCTATGTTGCCTCCTAA